The Peptacetobacter hiranonis DNA window TGTGATAAAGTGCTAGATATGCTAGATAAAAATGAAATAAGTTCAGGACATGGAAAAGTTCTTTTAAGAATTGATGATATTGAAGAACAGGAAAGACTTGCAAAAAAAATTGTAAGGGATAAACTTTCTGTACGTCAGCTTGAGTCTATAGTTAATAATATGCAGAACAAAGAAAAAAAAGAGAAAAATAAACCTGTGTATGAGAAGGATTTATTTGTACTTCAAGCAGAGGATACTATGAGAAATATACTAGGTACTAAGGTGAATATAACTAAGGGTAAAAAGAGTGGAAAGATTGAGATAGAGTACTATAGTGACGAAGATTTAGAAGCTATAATAAATATGCTTTTAGGGGAATAAAAAAAGTGTAGCCCTTCTGGCTAGAAAGGGCTACACCTCGAAACGTAAACTATAAAAAAGTATCGACTACCTAACGATAAATAGTCAATAGAACATATTATACCATAAAAGAAAAAAATTGGAATACTATAAAATTAATTTAAACTAAAATTAATTTTTAACAAATAAAAAAGGTCATCCTAAATGGATGACCTTATATTTTATAAACTTAAAATATAAAATATTTAATTTTCATCAGCTTCAACATCTTCGCCAGTCCCCTGATTTAATCCAGTTCTCTGTGGTTTTAGATAATCGCCTTTACCTAATACTATATGACCACTTTCATAATCTCCACCGTCAACTGTAATCTGTAGCTGCTCGATATCAAAGTTTTCTATAAATGTCTGAGCAACAGCATCTAGCATTAAAGACTCTGCACTACTTCCTAGATTAGAATTAACAAATGCTTTATTGACATCTAGGATACCAGTTTCTGTACCGTCAGCCTCAGTTATATCAAAGCTATTCATTTTTGCATCTTTAGGTATAACTCCTAGATTCTGTAGGCTTTCAAATACCTGTTCTGGAGTTTCCTTTTTACCGTCAATTCTATTTTCTATTAATTTTTCATTATCTAAATCGTAGTTGTATACTATTATACTTTCTTCAGCTTCTTCTTCATTTTCTAGCTTATCTTTGTCGTCTTTATTGTCTTTGTCATTTTTATCATCTTTTTTATCCTCATTCTTATCAGAGTTTTCCTGCTGAGTCTGAGTTGTGCTATTCTTATCTTCTTCTTTTTT harbors:
- a CDS encoding GerMN domain-containing protein; protein product: MKIKKLTSFALVLALAVAFVGCSKTDSSKKEEDKNSTTQTQQENSDKNEDKKDDKNDKDNKDDKDKLENEEEAEESIIVYNYDLDNEKLIENRIDGKKETPEQVFESLQNLGVIPKDAKMNSFDITEADGTETGILDVNKAFVNSNLGSSAESLMLDAVAQTFIENFDIEQLQITVDGGDYESGHIVLGKGDYLKPQRTGLNQGTGEDVEADEN